One genomic window of Litoribacterium kuwaitense includes the following:
- a CDS encoding DUF1659 domain-containing protein: protein MIKTSLKETQLQLIFADGVDQEGEPQFVIDRFNTIQPEVTDDVLYQAAQKLAALTTQEIVAVHRSNDYELTYEEEGAS from the coding sequence ATGATAAAAACAAGTTTAAAAGAAACGCAGCTGCAGCTTATTTTTGCTGATGGTGTAGATCAAGAGGGAGAACCACAATTTGTGATCGATCGCTTTAACACTATCCAACCCGAAGTAACAGATGATGTGCTATATCAGGCTGCCCAAAAGCTTGCGGCACTAACAACACAAGAAATTGTCGCTGTACACCGGAGCAATGATTACGAGTTAACTTATGAAGAAGAGGGGGCTTCATGA
- a CDS encoding sugar kinase: MPEIITIGDAMVTMNPLRRGPLRFSDTFERTAGGAELNVAIGCARLGLSTGWISRLGKDEFGRYLKHFAQGEGIDMSHVSFSQHAPTSVNFKEINEDGSGRTFYYRHPSPITSLKANDIADRWFGSAQIFHMTGVYPAIHPEHRAVMMELLKKAKAHGVTVVMDPNIRLKLWDADEAKETLTSFLPYVDVLLTGDEEGELLFETQVPEEIAAQAQAYGIHTVAVKMGAQGSFAKRKDQQHYCSARKPRKIVDTVGAGDGFDAGFIYGLLKGLTLEETLTFANTIGSMVVSVSGDNEGLPYLEDVLAILNEEKTIER, from the coding sequence ATGCCAGAGATCATAACCATTGGGGACGCAATGGTGACAATGAATCCGCTGCGCAGAGGACCTCTGCGCTTTAGCGATACCTTTGAGCGTACAGCGGGTGGCGCGGAGTTGAATGTAGCCATCGGCTGCGCCCGTCTCGGTTTATCGACAGGCTGGATCAGTCGTTTAGGCAAGGACGAATTTGGCCGATATTTAAAGCATTTTGCTCAAGGTGAAGGTATTGATATGAGTCACGTTTCGTTCTCTCAACATGCGCCTACTTCTGTGAACTTTAAAGAAATCAACGAGGATGGGAGTGGACGGACGTTTTATTATCGGCATCCGTCGCCAATCACATCTTTAAAAGCCAACGATATCGCCGATCGCTGGTTTGGCTCCGCACAGATTTTTCATATGACAGGGGTTTACCCAGCGATTCATCCGGAACACCGTGCCGTCATGATGGAGCTATTAAAGAAAGCGAAGGCTCATGGGGTCACGGTCGTGATGGATCCGAATATTCGTTTGAAATTATGGGATGCCGATGAAGCAAAAGAAACGCTGACCTCTTTTCTTCCTTATGTGGATGTGTTGTTAACAGGCGATGAAGAGGGAGAGCTCTTATTTGAAACGCAAGTGCCGGAAGAAATCGCTGCTCAGGCACAGGCGTATGGGATTCATACTGTAGCTGTAAAGATGGGTGCGCAAGGATCATTTGCCAAGCGTAAGGATCAACAACACTATTGTTCAGCGCGAAAGCCACGAAAAATCGTTGATACCGTAGGGGCTGGAGATGGCTTTGATGCAGGCTTTATTTACGGATTATTAAAAGGTTTAACGCTTGAGGAGACACTCACGTTTGCAAATACAATTGGCTCAATGGTGGTCAGTGTATCGGGTGATAATGAAGGGCTTCCATATCTTGAAGACGTTCTTGCAATCTTAAACGAAGAAAAAACGATTGAAAGGTAG
- a CDS encoding DUF2922 domain-containing protein yields the protein MSKQLELKFVNSIGTTNTISIDQPIDPVDSAEIQETMTWFVDNDIFQTSGGRFVSLKEARIVERNVQSIPLDL from the coding sequence ATGTCTAAACAGCTTGAATTAAAATTTGTCAACAGCATAGGGACGACGAATACGATCTCAATTGATCAGCCCATCGATCCCGTCGATTCGGCAGAAATTCAAGAAACAATGACTTGGTTTGTAGACAACGACATCTTTCAAACGTCTGGTGGTCGTTTTGTTTCATTAAAAGAAGCACGGATCGTCGAGCGAAATGTGCAGTCTATCCCGTTAGATTTGTAA
- a CDS encoding YusW family protein, which produces MDYFKRLLLIFVACLSLTSCGVQPEDIDAPPPNEMDDQSKDQMTSLPFQSFSFNATLPEDHEFALFVGTNDDTIDMIELRDDRSSEVLHGEAAIERLSPLHETLSSVENRKAKEILYETLQTFALQNDFKQAHIKVTLSSGEVKTYEANPFDREELAEENETESPYFSAFYLTATFPEKSTYSIMYDHKNLGESFIHDERNDIRLVGSSAVVQLDPLFRATNIQKQTSEADALRQVMNLFLLRNAENIALDIYFTDETQRSYLYEKEDKNT; this is translated from the coding sequence ATGGATTATTTCAAGCGTCTATTACTGATTTTTGTAGCTTGCCTTAGTCTGACTAGTTGCGGAGTACAGCCCGAAGATATTGATGCACCGCCTCCAAATGAAATGGATGATCAATCAAAAGACCAAATGACGTCTCTCCCCTTTCAATCATTTTCCTTTAACGCAACACTTCCAGAAGATCATGAGTTTGCCTTGTTTGTCGGGACAAATGACGATACGATTGACATGATAGAACTTCGTGATGATCGCTCGTCTGAAGTACTTCATGGAGAAGCTGCCATTGAGCGACTAAGCCCACTCCATGAAACTTTAAGCTCTGTCGAGAACCGAAAAGCAAAAGAAATTCTTTATGAAACGCTGCAAACCTTTGCGTTGCAAAATGATTTTAAACAGGCACATATTAAGGTTACCCTGAGCTCAGGAGAAGTAAAAACATACGAGGCGAACCCATTTGATCGGGAAGAGCTTGCTGAAGAAAATGAAACAGAGAGCCCTTATTTTTCTGCTTTTTATTTAACAGCAACCTTTCCAGAAAAATCCACTTATTCAATTATGTATGATCATAAAAACCTTGGCGAGTCTTTCATTCATGATGAAAGAAATGATATCCGCCTCGTTGGAAGCAGTGCCGTTGTTCAGCTCGATCCACTTTTTCGGGCAACAAACATCCAGAAGCAAACGTCTGAAGCAGATGCCCTTCGCCAAGTGATGAACCTGTTTCTACTCCGGAATGCGGAAAATATTGCACTTGACATTTATTTTACAGATGAGACACAACGTTCATACCTTTATGAGAAGGAAGACAAAAACACATAG
- a CDS encoding LacI family DNA-binding transcriptional regulator yields the protein MKKTTMADVAREAGVSKSTVSQYVNGRYDYMSEQTKQTIERAIEALSYRPNTLARSLKQKQTSTIGVIVANLLNQFSSEVVRVVESVCHDEGFHVFVCNAEDDPAKEKQYIEMLLDRQVDGLVLFPTEANKAYYASLLKQGYPLVCLDRLVDGLDAPFVLLDHAQASMLAVDYLVSKGHRDIGFIGMPVGEVITARIERREAFEAAMRHRDLRINEHWLQNVPLDNMHDVLEDMFYDDGPTALIAANDQTLNEVLMYAKKKKMKLPEAFSVVSMDHVSYAPFFTPSITTIAQPATEMAECAAHWLLQWITSGERPSEAVMRRFAPKLTIRESCKENGELGE from the coding sequence TTGAAAAAAACGACAATGGCAGATGTGGCTCGCGAAGCAGGTGTATCAAAAAGTACCGTTTCTCAGTATGTAAACGGGCGCTACGACTATATGAGTGAGCAAACGAAGCAAACGATTGAACGAGCGATTGAAGCGCTTTCTTACCGTCCGAATACACTTGCAAGAAGCTTGAAGCAGAAGCAGACGTCAACGATTGGCGTCATTGTAGCTAATTTACTAAATCAATTTAGCTCTGAGGTTGTCCGTGTCGTCGAAAGTGTTTGTCATGACGAAGGCTTTCACGTCTTTGTCTGTAATGCTGAAGATGACCCGGCAAAGGAGAAGCAATACATTGAAATGCTGCTTGACAGACAGGTGGACGGACTAGTTCTTTTTCCGACAGAAGCGAACAAAGCATATTATGCCTCGCTACTTAAGCAAGGGTATCCGCTCGTCTGTTTAGATCGACTCGTCGATGGGTTAGACGCCCCGTTTGTACTGCTTGATCATGCCCAAGCGTCGATGCTTGCTGTCGATTATTTAGTTTCCAAAGGTCATCGAGACATTGGTTTTATCGGAATGCCTGTCGGTGAGGTGATCACAGCACGGATCGAGCGACGAGAAGCATTTGAGGCAGCGATGAGGCATCGGGATTTACGTATAAACGAACATTGGCTGCAAAATGTCCCTTTAGACAATATGCATGACGTTTTAGAAGACATGTTTTACGATGATGGACCAACGGCATTAATCGCGGCCAACGATCAAACGTTGAATGAAGTGTTGATGTATGCAAAGAAGAAAAAAATGAAACTGCCGGAAGCTTTTAGTGTCGTATCTATGGACCACGTTAGTTATGCACCATTTTTTACACCGAGCATCACGACGATTGCTCAGCCGGCAACGGAGATGGCTGAATGTGCTGCACATTGGCTTCTTCAATGGATTACATCAGGTGAACGGCCGAGTGAAGCTGTTATGCGCCGATTCGCACCGAAATTGACAATACGAGAAAGCTGTAAAGAGAACGGTGAATTAGGAGAGTGA